Within Paenibacillus sabinae T27, the genomic segment AAAATGGCTGTCAGGGAACAGCGGCGCGCTCCGCGGAACCCTGGTCTCCTTCGACCTGTGGGCGAACCGCCACTCGTCAGTGGATACCACAAGGCTGAAGCGGGCCGATTGTCCGTCCTGCGGCGACAAGCGGACGTATCCGTATTTGTCGCCGGGCAGCCATTCCAGAACGACCGTGCTCTGCGGGCGGGATACGGTGCAGATTCGCCCGCCAAGTCCGGCGAGACTGGATTTGGAGGAGTGGGAGCGGCGGCTTTCCGCTTACGGCCGGGCCGAGCGCAATCCGTATATGCTTTCACTGACGCTGGAGAAGCACCGTCTGGCGGTCTTTCCCGACGGAAGGGTGCTTGTTCACGGAACGGGAGATCCCGCCGAAGCCCGTTCGCTTTATCACCGCTATTTTGGCTGACCGCTCTATTATCAGGAATGGGAGGATGAAATCATTATGCAGGATGCTTTACATATCGGGGGCAAGGCCCTTTCCAGCCGTTTGTTCATCGGAACCGGCAAATACAACCGCAATACGCTTATACCGGAAGTAATCGCGCGTTCGGGCTCCGAAGTGATTACGGTCGCTCTGCGAAGAGTCGATCCGTCGTCTAAGGAGGAGAATATTCTGAGCCATATTCCGCCGCACATGACCCTGCTGCCGAATACTTCCGGGGCACGGACCGCGGAAGAAGCGGTGCGCATCGCCCGGCTGGCCAGAGCGGCGGGAATGGGGAATTGGGTCAAGATCGAAGTCATCAACGATCAGCGGTACCTGCTGCCCGACAACCTGGAGACAATCCGGGCTACGGAGATTCTGGCCGCCGAAGGTTTTGTCGTCCTTCCTTATATGAGCCCGGACCTGTCAGCGGCGCTGCGGCTAAGAGACGCGGGCGCGGCTGCGGTAATGCCGCTGGGAGCGCCCATCGGAAGCAACCGGGGCCTGCGGACGAAAGAATTGATCGGCATCCTGATCGAAGAGACCGGCCTGCCGATTATTGTGGATGCCGGAATCGGTCGGCCGTCGGAAGCGGCGGAAGCGATGGAGATGGGCGCGGCGGCCGTGCTGTTGAATACGGCGATAGCCACCGCCCGCGATCCGCTCGTCATGGCGGAAGCTTTCCGGGGAGCGGTTGCCGCCGGACGGCAGGCGTATCTAGCCGGGCTTGGAGCGGTCCAGCAGGAGGCGGAAGCTTCT encodes:
- a CDS encoding thiazole synthase; translated protein: MQDALHIGGKALSSRLFIGTGKYNRNTLIPEVIARSGSEVITVALRRVDPSSKEENILSHIPPHMTLLPNTSGARTAEEAVRIARLARAAGMGNWVKIEVINDQRYLLPDNLETIRATEILAAEGFVVLPYMSPDLSAALRLRDAGAAAVMPLGAPIGSNRGLRTKELIGILIEETGLPIIVDAGIGRPSEAAEAMEMGAAAVLLNTAIATARDPLVMAEAFRGAVAAGRQAYLAGLGAVQQEAEASSPLTGFLNV